A DNA window from Camelina sativa cultivar DH55 chromosome 13, Cs, whole genome shotgun sequence contains the following coding sequences:
- the LOC104736081 gene encoding putative F-box/kelch-repeat protein At3g24610, with protein MHADGYIMWCDPLSGVRQGAMVWRNVYGLNALKPFLSIFSDPDSSLISFRGDLADVWQCYLLNHGHRNGLLGFMPDNKLLTSSRGNILVFWDLLVADPKTLEIWCAEISMQMWEGDIGGTSSGPMLSSPLPPTLASRFQFRMAYHCQNSSWIWLYILEWLMTLIWRYLSNVHTVILTHSPVSLAVYISNLLDQMVMKEEVVRKEVTVMRESL; from the exons ATGCATGCCGACGGGTATATAATGTGGTGTGACCCTCTGAGCGGGGTAAGGCAAGGGGCCATGGTTTGGAGGAATGTGTATGGTTTAAATGCTCTGAAACCCTTTTTATCCATTTTTTCCGATCCCGATTCCAGTTTGATCTCTTTCCGTGGGGACTTGGCGGATGTGTGGCAGTGCTATTTGCTCAATCATGGTCACAGAAACGGCCTCTTAGGCTTCATGCCGGACAACAAACTCCTCACCTCTTCTCGTGGCAACATTCTCGTCTTCTGGGACCTGCTCGTTGCTGATCCCAAGACACTGGAGATTTGGTGTGCTGAGATTTCGATGCAGATGTGGGAAGGCGACATTGGGGGAACGTCCTCTGGTCCGATGCTGTCTTCTCCACTTCCCCCCACCTTGGCTTCCAG ATTCCAGTTCAGGATGGCCTACCATTGCCAAAATAGCTCGTGGATCTGGTTATACATTCTGGAATGGTTGATGACACTGATCTGGCGTTATTTGAGCAACGTGCACACGGTGATTTTGACACACTCCCCAGTCTCCTTGGCAGTGTATATCAGCAACCTGTTGGATCAAATGGTGATGAAGGAGGAAGTAGTAAGAAAAGAGGTAACAGTCATGCGGGAGTCTCTCTAA
- the LOC104736084 gene encoding uncharacterized protein At1g15400-like yields MALQRSTASFRRQGSSGLIWKDRFVSGEIRPDVERQEELSNDHRDDGSMAASTPPTVQRSASDGGRGHGGARVLGEISPALDPPSPKISSVGCGFCSLFSSNGRRGKQR; encoded by the coding sequence atggCGTTGCAGAGATCAACAGCGTCGTTTAGGAGACAAGGATCGTCGGGACTCATCTGGAAGGACAGGTTCGTGAGTGGAGAGATTCGTCCCGACGTGGAAAGACAAGAAGAATTGAGCAACGATCATCGTGACGACGGATCAATGGCGGCTAGTACGCCTCCAACGGTGCAACGTAGCGCATCAGACGGAGGACGTGGCCATGGTGGCGCAAGAGTACTTGGGGAGATATCTCCAGCGTTGGATCCACCTTCTCCTAAGATATCTTCCGTTGGTTGTggcttttgttctttgttttcgtCTAACGGCCGGAGAGGAAAGCAGAGGTAG